A window of the Hordeum vulgare subsp. vulgare chromosome 5H, MorexV3_pseudomolecules_assembly, whole genome shotgun sequence genome harbors these coding sequences:
- the LOC123452601 gene encoding nuclear pore complex protein NUP1-like: MEQGSYSGAGGKIRRRPAPRASAATPYDRPPAAAAARRLAAAAAAAYRGPGGDGSGDGQGGGWVSRLVDPASRLIAGGAARLFSSVFRKRFAVAPAPPAAAQPPASPPPGRDAEPNQDLPEATHTGFTPVGGMAKGKDLAATSSDKSLSEVEHLLMRKTFTRVEFDRLTDLLRARTVEPALSAQVDHNEDKNETRTRIHGIGGSTSHGMAIDHSPPADVPIRDVNSPANLAKQYMSSRYSREPQQSNLRSQVLFGNKAEASNTGYYMTSGAPLVQELNQVNNENPGLPVNGYMASGLRGRSAICKMSRSPFFKGPSSSSDMNVSPFSLSHARTPSLAAGGRQVLKRRGAEFDNELGSVGPIRRIRQKSNMMSPFKDARASPRGNFLPTRTIGSDFAEGSSALQEPSSSKRLLLESGQSLRTVERQRYSEDGKLSNDDVPPVPTQPNKMAEKIFEQLNIIAPSPKGKQSGQQSVAGKPRQSMSNGPKGVSDPSSSRQFQDSDGINHPHDSDLNGSTLNEDKLMKDGSSKVHSNTFHQDLGNKEMKSDHVAILNKPAISGNSFSATPSRKPGFKMAVFEDLTELDDDLEAPVPSKNSKFETDVKATEQKFDSKIKEQKVQHVKFEKKVESTSSKENVINSSVTEQPRTSTSKDVSTPGLFSFSDPEKKGTPNVSSNNNSGFTFPHVPPADSPEATVSAVPLASNKDDKQTSASPFMFGAKPSSTSDLETSTTAGVKTKGRPGESATKPASLDTPNLEKGNGRGGAGDIHKSSDKVLPTAAPTLTPPLHFASAASASPGLSNGLSHTSPPKLSDTTPTHIPAVNAASLTTIAGFSVSSSSPPVSSSLPAFPTINFGSSTSTVAAPKPESTSTETKPASTSLFGTVGTTAESKSKAPEPASKASSNLNTASVFSSNITTFSSSPITSSSTSSSTATFSSSPVASFSVGTAPATSTPSTTSGVQPASTAAFAFSSSGNSIFGFSSPAQSTGLSTTVGGSTSQPFPASTIFSSKLPQPQGTVSQPPQSSATQFSSSFPIVASGAAASSSAPGTVSFGVGASPPGTLLFGAGSSSSGPGTVSFGAGASSSGGPGSVPIGVGASSSGTGVSSFGAGVSSSGPGTVSFGASLSSSGPGTMAFGGAPSSSGPGTVSFGVTTSSSGPVFGNSPFGSGAAAFSGSGSGFAFSSPSSSTASSFTVASTSMFSSSSTASSSAALSNPFGSASSSPSMFTFGQSAASSGGAFSFGAQSAPAFSSQAPPVYSFTSASASMNLSTPQPAFGMTNANTGFGMGSPGNDQMSMEDSMADDTNQAAPQQVSAPVFGSSVFGQPGGSPAAPVFGQPAGSAAAPVFGQPASSPAAPVFGAPAAQPAGAFQFGGQQGSVQQNPSFPTGGSLEFQGGNFSLGSMGGDKSNRRIIKAKRTQKKSMEAVPPTGHISIWRLSCKPQRSAKAKPPAAAPKPAAAAAAKEQDPKGSTDSSSSSGTGEAGAPKPPHHRPKVPPVKRVSSAGLLVGSVLKRKTESVKEKYSLGRRLGQGQFGTTYLCVERSSGKEYACKSILKRKLVTDDDVEDVRREIQIMYHLAGHPNVISIRGAYEDAVAVHLVMELCAGGELFDRIVQKGHYTERKAAELARVIVGVVEVCHSMGVMHRDLKPENFLFVDQTEEAALKTIDFGLSVFFRPGQIFTDVVGSPYYVAPEVLKKKYGPEADVWSAGVIIYILLCGVPPFWAENEQGIFEEVLHGKLDFESDPWPSISEGAKDLVRRMLLRDPKKRLTAHEVLRHPWVQVGGLAPDKPLDSAVLSRMKQFSAMNKLKKMALRVIAENLSEDEIAGLKEMFKMIDSDNSGQITYEELKVGLKKVGANLQESEIYALMQAADVDNSGTIDYGEFIAATLHLNKVEREDHLFAAFQYFDKDGSGYITPDELQLACEEFGLGGDDLSLDNMIREVDQDNDGRIDYNEFVAMMQKPALGLAKKAGAGLESSFSIGFREALRMA, encoded by the exons ATGGAGCAGGGCTCGTACTCCGGCGCCGGCGGGAAGATCCGGCGCCGCCCGGCCCCGCGCGCCTCCGCAGCCACCCCCTACGACCGCCCCCCCGCCGCGGCCGCCGCGCGCCGCCTCGCGGCCGCGGCCGCAGCCGCCTACCGCGGCCCCGGCGGCGACGGCTCGGGAGACGGCCAGGGCGGCGGCTGGGTGTCCCGCCTCGTCGACCCCGCCTCCCGCCTCATCGCGGGCGGCGCCGCGCGGCTCTTCTCCTCGGTCTTCCGCAAGCGCTTCGCCGTCGCGCCTGCCCCGCCTGCGGCGGCCCAGCCCCCCGCGTCCCCGCCTCCCG GTCGAGATGCGGAACCTAATCAAGATTTGCCTGAGGCAACACATACT GGTTTCACTCCAGTGGGTGGAATGGCCAAAGGGAAGGACCTCGCTGCTACATCCAGTGACAAATCATTGTCTGAAGTAGAACATCTGTTAATGCGGAAAACGTTCACCAG GGTTGAGTTTGATCGTCTCACAGACTTGCTGCGTGCAAGAACTGTAGAGCCTGCTTTATCTGCACAAGTGGACCACAATGAGGATAAGAATGAAACAAGAACCAGAATTCATGGAATAGGAGGCTCCACATCTCATGGGATGGCTATAGACCATTCTCCGCCCGCTGAT GTTCCTATCCGGGATGTTAATTCCCCTGCGAACCTTGCCAAACAATATATGAGCTCCCGTTATTCTAGAGAACCCCAACAGAGTAATTTAAGGAGCCAAGTACTCTTTGGTAACAAAGCGGAAGCAAGCAACACTGGCTATTATATGACTTCTGGAGCACCACTTGTTCAGGAGCTGAATCAAGTTAACAATGAAAACCCTGGACTTCCTGTGAATGGCTATATGGCTTCAGGATTACGTGGGCGGTCAGCAATATGTAAAATGTCACGCTCTCCATTTTTTAAG GGCCCAAGCTCTTCAAGTGATATGAATGTTTCACCATTTTCATTATCTCATGCACGAACCCCAAGTTTGGCTGCTGGCGGCAGGCAG GTGTTGAAACGAAGAGGAGCGGAGTTTGACAATGAACTTGGATCTGTTGGCCCCATACGCAGGATTCGTCAGAAGTCGAATATGATGTCTCCTTTTAAAGATGCTCGCGCTAGTCCTCGGGGAAACTTTCTTCCTACCCGTACAATTGGTTCAGATTTTGCCGAAGGCAGTTCAGCACTTCAGGAACCTTCTAGTTCAAAAAGACTATTGCTTGAATCTGGTCAATCTCTGCGGACTGTAGAAAGACAGAGATATAGCGAAGATGGTAAACTTTCTAATGATGATGTTCCTCCTGTCCCAACTCAACCAAACAAGATGGCTGAGAAGATATTTGAGCAGCTTAACATAATAGCTCCATCACCAAAGGGCAAACAGTCTGGGCAACAATCTGTTGCTGGGAAACCAAGGCAATCCATGTCCAATGGGCCAAAGGGTGTAAGTGACCCCAGTAGTTCCCGACAATTTCAAGATTCGGATGGAATTAATCATCCCCATGATTCGGATCTGAATGGTTCTACATTGAATGAAGACAAGCTGATGAAAGATGGATCATCAAAAGTTCACTCCAACACGTTTCATCAGGATTTAGGCAACAAAGAGATGAagtctgatcatgttgctattcttAATAAGCCTGCCATTTCGGGGAATTCATTTTCTGCTACTCCATCGCGGAAACCAGGTTTTAAAATGGCTGTTTTTGAG GATTTAACTGAGTTAGATGATGATCTGGAAGCCCCTGTCCCATCAAAGAATTCGAAATTTGAGACAGATGTGAAGGCAACTGAGCAGAAGTTTGATTCAAAGATAAAGGAGCAGAAAGTTCAACATGTTAAATTTGAGAAGAAAGTTGAATCAACCTCATCGAAGGAGAATGTTATCAATTCTTCAGTTACTGAACAGCCTAGAACATCCACATCAAAAGATGTCTCTACACCAGGCTTGTTTTCGTTCAGTGATCCTGAAAAGAAGGGCACCCCCAATGTTTCCTCAAATAACAACAGTGGTTTTACGTTTCCACATGTACCTCCCGCGGACAGTCCTGAGGCTACTGTTTCAGCAGTTCCACTTGCTTCAAATAAAGACGATAAACAGACAAGTGCTTCACCTTTTATGTTTGGTGCCAAGCCATCCAGTACATCAGATTTGGAAACATCAACAACTGCTGGTGTTAAAACCAAAGGAAGACCTGGGGAGAG TGCCACCAAGCCTGCATCATTGGACACCCCTAATTTGGAGAAAGGCAATGGAAGGGGAGGAGCCGGAGACATCCACAAGTCGTCTGACAAGGTGTTGCCTACAGCTGCACCAACATTGACTCCACCTCTCCATTTTGCTTCTGCTGCATCTGCTTCACCGGGCCTGAGCAATGGCCTGTCGCACACATCACCACCAAAGTTGTCAGATACCACGCCCACTCATATACCTGCTGTCAACGCCGCTTCATTAACTACCATTGCTGGCTTCTCTGTATCCAGCAGCAGTCCACCCGTTTCGTCTTCACTTCCTGCATTTCCTACTATCAATTTTGGCTCCAGCACTTCAACAGTAGCAGCACCAAAACCAGAGAGCACATCCACTGAGACAAAGCCAGCTAGCACTTCACTCTTCGGTACTGTGGGTACTACAGCTGAATCCAAGTCTAAAGCCCCAGAACCAGCCAGCAAGGCATCATCCAATCTGAATACTGCGTCTGTCTtctcatcaaacatcacaaccttTTCGAGTTCTCCAATCACATCCTCTTCTACTTCCTCGAGCACTGCAACATTTTCGTCTTCTCCTGTTGCGTCCTTTAgtgttggaactgcaccagctactTCTACCCCATCTACTACATCTGGTGTCCAGCCTGCTTCAACGGCAGCGTTTGCATTCTCAAGCTCAGGAAACAGCATATTTGGGTTCAGCTCTCCAGCTCAATCTACTGGTCTGAGCACAACTGTTGGTGGCAGTACCTCTCAACCATTTCCTGCTAGCACGATCTTTAGTAGCAAGCTGCCACAGCCACAGGGCACAGTGTCACAGCCGCCTCAGAGTTCAGCCACACAGTTTAGCTCTTCATTCCCGATTGTTGCTAGTGGTGCGGCAGCTTCGTCATCGGCACCTGGCACTGTCTCTTTCGGAGTGGGAGCTTCTCCCCCTGGGACCTTGTTGTTTGGAGCGGGATCATCTTCGTCTGGTCCTGGTACTGTGTCATTTGGAGCGGGGGCTTCCTCATCAGGAGGTCCAGGGAGTGTTCCTATTGGAGTAGGAGCTTCCTCATCTGGCACTGGTGTCTCGTCGTTTGGAGCAGGGGTTTCATCATCTGGACCTGGGACTGTATCTTTTGGAGCGTCGCTTTCCTCATCTGGACCTGGGACTATGGCTTTTGGAGGCGCACCTTCCTCATCTGGACCTGGAACAGTGTcttttggcgtgacaacttcctcTTCCGGGCCTGTGTTTGGTAATTCACCGTTTGGATCTGGAGCTGCTGCCTTCTCTGGGTCTGGAAGTGGGTTTGCATTTTCATCACCTAGCTCTTCCACCGCCTCGTCCTTTACAGTGGCTAGTACAAGTATGTTCAGCAGTAGCTCCACAGCCTCATCGTCCGCTGCTTTGAGCAACCCTTTTGGTTCAGCTTCGTCCTCTCCCAGCATGTTTACATTTGGACAATCAGCAGCATCTTCAGGGGGTGCGTTTTCATTTGGAGCACAGTCAGCTCCAGCTTTCTCATCGCAAGCTCCTCCAGTTTATTCGTTTACTTCGGCGAGTGCAAGCATGAATTTGTCTACACCACAGCCTGCATTTGGGATGACAAATGCCAACACAGGCTTCGGAATGGGATCTCCTGGAAATGATCAGATGAGCATGGAGGACAGCATGGCTGATGACACCAACCAAGCAGCACCCCAGCAAGTGTCTGCACCAGTGTTTGGTTCTTCGGTATTTGGGCAGCCAGGTGGTTCACCCGCGGCTCCAGTATTCGGGCAACCAGCTGGTTCGGCCGCCGCTCCAGTATTCGGGCAGCCGGCTAGTTCACCCGCCGCTCCGGTATTTGGTGCTCCAGCTGCCCAGCCTGCCGGAGCTTTCCAGTTTGGCGGCCAACAAGGGTCGGTGCAGCAGAACCCGTCATTTCCAACTGGCGGTAGCTTAGAGTTTCAGGGCGGAAACTTCTCGTTGGGCAGCATGGGCGGCGACAAGTCCAACAGGCGGATCATCAAGGCCAAGAGGACACAGAAGAAAAG CATGGAGGCTGTTCCACCCACAGGACATATATCTATCTGGAGGCTGTCATGCAAACCTCAAAGGTCA GCCAAGGCCAAGCCGCCGGCAGCAGCACCCAAGCCCGCTGCTGCAGCCGCCGCCAAAGAGCAggaccccaaggggtccacggacTCGTCCAGCAGCTCCGGCACCGGCGAGGCGGGCGCCCCCAAGCCGCCGCACCACCGGCCCAAGGTGCCCCCGGTCAAGCGCGTGTCGAGCGCGGGGCTCCTGGTCGGCTCCGTGCTCAAGCGCAAGACGGAGAGCGTCAAGGAGAAGTACAGCCTGGGGCGGCGGCTGGGACAGGGCCAGTTCGGCACCACCTACCTGTGCGTGGAGCGGAGCAGCGGCAAGGAGTACGCCTGCAAGTCCATCCTCAAGCGCAAGCTCGTCACCGACGACGACGTGGAGGACGTGCGCCGGGAGATCCAGATAATGTACCACCTCGCCGGCCACCCCAACGTCATCTCCATCCGGGGCGCCTACGAGGACGCCGTCGCCGTGCACCTCGTCATGGAGCTCTGCGCCGGCGGCGAGCTCTTCGACAGGATCGTGCAGAAGGGACACTACACCGAGCGCAAAGCCGCCGAGCTCGCCAGGGTCATCGTCGGCGTCGTCGAGGTCTGCCACTCCATGGGGGTCATGCACCGGGACCTCAAGCCCGAGAACTTCCTCTTCGTCGACCAGACGGAGGAGGCCGCGCTCAAGACCATCGACTTTGGTCTCTCCGTCTTCTTCCGGCCTG GTCAAATATTCACCGACGTTGTCGGAAGCCCTTACTATGTCGCGCCGGAAGTCTTGAAGAAGAAATATGGCCCCGAGGCAGATGTCTGGAGCGCCGGTGTGATCATCTACATTCTGTTGTGCGGTGTGCCGCCATTTTGGGCAG AGAACGAGCAGGGCATATTCGAAGAGGTTCTACACGGGAAGCTCGACTTCGAGTCAGATCCATGGCCCAGCATCTCCGAAGGGGCCAAGGATCTCGTGAGGAGAATGCTCCTTAGGGACCCCAAGAAAAGACTGACAGCCCATGAAGTTCTAC GGCATCCATGGGTCCAGGTTGGCGGTCTGGCTCCTGACAAGCCACTGGACTCTGCTGTTCTATCCCGTATGAAGCAGTTCTCGGCCATGAACAAGCTGAAAAAGATGGCTCTCAGG GTGATTGCCGAGAACCTGTCGGAGGACGAGATCGCCGGCCTCAAGGAGATGTTCAAGATGATCGACTCGGACAACAGCGGGCAGATCACGTACGAGGAGCTCAAGGTGGGGCTCAAGAAGGTGGGCGCCAACCTCCAGGAGTCGGAGATCTACGCGCTCATGCAAGCC GCGGACGTGGACAACAGCGGGACGATCGACTACGGCGAGTTCATCGCGGCGACGCTGCACCTGAACAAGGTGGAGCGGGAGGACCACCTGTTCGCGGCGTTCCAGTACTTCGACAAGGACGGCAGCGGCTACATCACCCCCGACGAGCTGCAGCTCGCCTGCGAGGAGTTCGGCCTCGGCGGCGACGACCTCAGCCTCGACAACATGATCAGAGAAGTCGACCAGGACAAC GACGGGCGCATAGACTACAACGAGTTCGTGGCGATGATGCAGAAGCCGGCGCTTGGGCTGGCGAAGAAGGCCGGGGCCGGGTTGGAGAGCAGCTTCAGCATCGGGTTCAGGGAGGCGCTGAGGATGgcttga